The genomic interval tttactgtTTGGTTATCTAGCAGTAATGGGTGCTGAGCTTTGATTTATCTCTGAGCTGATGATGCTTGTTTCATATGCTGCAGTGGATTTGTTTTTAAACCCAATCTGTGCTCAATCTTATCCTGCATGAAAAATGCTTCAGTGGGTTGTTGTGTTTAAATTTGGTGacatatatatgactttaattTCTGCTTTCATATGACTTAATTTCCTTACGAAACTATTTATTTTACTGTTTGGTTATCTAaacatttaaaaaattgtttcatATCTCATAGTAGGTTTGTTTTAAACCCAATCTGTTCTCAATCTCATCATGTATGAAAATGCTTCTGTGGGTTTTTGTGTTTAAATTTGGTGATATATATATGACTTAATTTCTTTAGGAAACTTTATATTTTACTTCCTGTCATATATCCCATCATTTTTTAGGACTTAGGAGTACTTGTTGGTGATAATTTTGCAAAAACTCAGGGTTGGACGCTTTGGTGAGCTTTCTCCTGAGTGTATCAAAACTTACTATAAATATGGATGTGCTTTGCTTTACAAAGCTCAAGAGGAGGCTGATCCCCTGGGTTCTGTACCCAAGAAAGGAGTTGAATCTCAACAAGAGTCTGCTAAAGATGAATCTGCTAAGAATGTCTCAAATGGGGAATCTTCAGTGGCTTCTGCTTCAAGTAATGGAGAAGATTCTGCGCCAGCAGATAATCAAGAAGGAGAAGCAGCTAAAGAAGGTGGGTGTATGCTTGATCGTTTGTTGTTGGTTACATCTGTTGATATTTTATCTTACAAACTCCCATTTCAGATGTTTTTGCACCTGCCTAAGGTTGCAATTATGCTTTAAATGTTCACATTTTCTTACTTTTTTCGTTGTTATCTTATGAGCCAGTTTCCAATGAAAATAATGAGGAGGGCGCTGATGGGGGCAGTGATGCCGAGGacctggctgaagctgaagccGAAGCAGATGAAGATGAATCAGACCTTGATTTGGCCTGGAAGATGTTAGATGTTGCTAGAGCAATTGCTGAGAAACAGTCCGGTGACACGATGCTGAAAGTTGACATATTATCAACTTTGGCAGAAGTTGCACTTGAAAGAGGTGTGCCTTTATgcttattcatatttttttctttttaacttaaatatttgacttgctgaatacttaattaattttttgggtgATCTCTTCCAGAGCCTTTAATTGTTTTaaacatgaattatttgtgttctcTTTGTAGAGGACATTGAAACATCTCTTAGTGACTACCAGAAAGCACTATCCATGTTGGAACGCTTGGTTGAACCTGACAGCCGACATATAGCTGAATTGTATCCTTTCCATGATAGGACACTGTTACTCAAAATACTATGTTGTTTATAGGCCTTTGATCAGCTATTGCTGACATTCCATTCTAAGTCTATTTAGCTATATTCTATTAATGATGCTGTACACATGATttcaattttcaacttaaatccCTAACTGGGGTAATTTAGAAATTTTCGGATATGTTTGTGTTTGGAGATTGGTTCTCAGCCTCAAGAAGCCATGCAATACTGCCAAAAGGCTATATCTGTTTGCCAGGCCCGGACACAGCGGCTGAAAAACCAAGCAAATAGTGTATCTGAATCAACATCCTCATCATCCACTTCTGATACAGACAAACAGGCAGAGATTGAAACACTAACCGGTCTTGCTGGTGATCTAGAAAAGAAGGTATAGCTCtaaattgaattagaaaataaatatttcttgttgaaagttttcaaattaatcatttaatgtttttttttgcaGCTCGAAGATTTgcaacaactggtatcaaacCCGAAATCGATTCTTTCTGAAATTCTAGGAATCGCAGCTGCCAATTCTAAAGCAGGCGAGAAGAATGCATCTTCATCTGTGCTGCCAGACTCTTCCACCATGAGCTTCTCTAAGAACAATGGGAATTTCGACTCTCCAACTATTTCTACTACTCAAGCTAGTGGGTCTTCTACTGGGGTCACACATCTTGGAGTGGTAGGAAGAGGAGTAAAGCGAATGGTGATCACAGCAGACCCGAACCCAACCAAGAAACCAGCATTAGATTCTGAAGAAGATAAAAAGTAATGACAGCTTCTCTTCAAGGTCTAGGATTCTATATTGTGTGCGAATGAAGAAACCTGAGTATAAATGTTCTGATTCTGTTAAATTTCTTTACTAACTTTTATGCGGTGGTACAACTTTTAACATTTCTAATATTGAGGTAATGGATTTACAAATGcatgcttatatatatatatatattttatttgtttatttacagTTTATTTTTACCTGCTCTTAAGAAAACTGTAGGGGAGATTAATAGATTGATATGAGTGGGAATGATTCTTAGTAGAAAGAAGATTTGGTGTGAatattatgaaattttaatatAGAATTATGCTGGTAGAGTTGTTCTATATTCGTTTCTTTTCTACTCTTGTTTTTTATTCTAGCGTGGGTAtttaaataaattgtaaaataggCTGTAAAGTAAAGCGTTCCTTGTTTAGCAAAGTTGGGTGTTAGTGTTACTTATTCTAAAACAGGTTGTTACAACATTAGATAATTTGCCTGGCTTTGTGGAATCATCGATCTTCACAAACAGCCCTTTAAATAAAAGCTAAGGAAAATAGCACTAATTCttcttcaaataattatttaaaatcgtTCTTAGTGCTTTACATttctcatatattaatataatgacTTGGTTAGGCGTTGGAGTCTAGACGAGATGGTGCATAACgtgattattaatattatatattttctatatcaATTATTGTTCTTTATCATTTTCATGCATTTTACATAGAATTGGTGAACTTCAATaggaaatatatatacaatatatgaGAAGTAATTGGATATTTTGATCAAGACATGTGGCGAAAGAGCATTGGATGAGGTGATGATTCTCACGAAGTGTATAAATACAAATAGAATGGAGTCTTGTCACTATAGCTCAATAAAATTATGTCACCAAATTTGGTGTGGAATTCTTGTGTCAATATTCAAACATGTAGTGACAAGGATACTTACAATTTACATACAAACAATCAATTGTACacgttaagattttttttttcttttgcattGTATGGTTAGCATTACTCTACCAAAAAGTAAAAAACCAAATCTCTTCTTTCTACGTTGGAATAGCTTACAAAGAATTGAAAGTGAGTATCATTTAATGAAGAAaactcttattaaattaaacattTGTCTTCTTCATTTCATTAGGTTCCACTACAAGCCGACCATGACGttttatctttatttatttattttgcaaAAAGAAGCGTTATTCAAGAGGAAATATTTTATAAGAGTTGGTATTGGTAGTACTCGATTGGATCCAAACCAAATTAGTTACATTCTCAATTTATAAACAATGAACTTGAACTCAACTCCTAGTTCCTAGTTACTTTTTTCATTCTTTCTTTTATCTCCAAATAAACAATACATGACAAAAGGTTCACGTTGcttttaaataaagaattttccTTTCTCTATTTTATTCTTGTTCCAGAAGATCCAATCAAGAAACTATAGCACAAGGGTTAAGACACAAATTCATGAAGTGTCATTTTCTGATAACAATTTCATGAAGTGAAAAACTAAGCTAATCGATTCCTTTGACAGACTCTAGGACAGTACAGTACTAGGTGTTAATAAACACAAAGATTAGACGATTATATCAATGTGGGAAATTGCTTTATAactaaaccaaaccaaaccaagcAGAGGTAATTCATAATAAGTCAATTGTAAGTAAAAAAAATGTGCTACAAAGTTGAATGCCAAAGGTGCAAAAAATACAGCTGGGGTGGGTGTGGTCAGCACCTTCCTTCTGTGTACAAACAAATTGAAAAGGGAAAACATTGTCAATGCAGGGCTTGGCCAGGAGTTGTTGTAGCCACTGATGGCTCACCTTCTACAAAGACATCTACTACCACCACTACTACTACTGCTACTACTACTTCCAAATGACCCCTCCATTTTggtaataaaaaatgaaaattcacTCATGATATATGTGATTAATTAAGATGCAAATGCTAGTTGTTACATGTTCAATTCTTACTAACTATTCTTTATCTTGAGTTATACTTATGGAAGTAATGATTGGAATACATTTAAATTGTGCACACTATTTATCTTGAGTTATGCTAGTTTTTTCATGtgtttttcaattaaatttatGTATGTGAAATTATGTTTTTGGTTtagagtgaaaaaaaaaatgtagcgtaggaatgaaataaaattgaatgaCATAAATTGGAATAAATCAAAGGAACTTGAATGAGTATAATCTATTTTGCTTTGCGAGCATTATTTTGTTGTAATAGATTATGTATTCTATTGACCAactgatatatattttatttatctctaaaaaaatgatattacaAAGAAATCAGTTTATTATAAGGAAAACAAAATTtgcaataaatatttatttttatgattggAATGAAGTTTTATCCTAGAAGTAGAAAACTTCAAATCAAAGCATATATACAGTTCTTGAATTTTGGGAGGTTGTTTATTATTGAAGATAgatgattgatgtttgtttgTGCAGGTAGGGGTGGCATCCCTTGGATGCTTGTTAAGAGTTGTTATCTTAAGACTGATGGTGGGACTGGAAGGGAAGACCTAtccataaaataattaagagaGGGATGTTTTTAGTTGAATACTACTTTCATTATTAATTATGCCTTTAATCATGTCTAGAAGATTagtcatattttaataatgtaaaTGCAGGCTTATGGTCAACACCCATTGACCAAACCAAACTTGTATTTGCCACTGTACGGATTCATTAATTGTTAATTAAAAGAATCAAATTCCTCTCTAAATATTGTGCTAGCTTGGTAAGGGCTCACTTAAGTCAGTCATGGGTTATTTTTGTACTTTTGGATGATTCCTTTTCAATTTGCTATGGTTTTTGTGCTCTCTTTCTTTTCAAACCCActtgtaatattatttataaaagggGCTATAGTTTTTGATGTTAAGAGCCAGAGAGGGaaaattcgaaattagatggAGTTGTGTTAAATGGAATCTGATAAAGTTTGATTTTGTGATTTGGGGAGCTCCCTAAGAGATTGCTAAACATGGGTTTTAACCAAATAAACAATGTAACCCACTCTACCATATTGTAGCCAATATGAAGTTCTGACTTTAAGAAATGTTTTGGATTCATACTGTTTGGCATTGGCATTTTGTTGTCTCAGCAGTTGTGCCAACGAAACCTGCCCATCCTTgcctttaattttatataatgatAGAATATTTAGTATATACACTACTGTCTAATGATTAGTCACCAAACCAAATATGAATGGCAGTAAACTTTTCTTTTACGAAAAAGGGATTTGAGTTACAACTTACAACAATTAGTACCTTGCTAGAATGATTTCCCTTCTTCCAAATTCATCTCAAGTCAATATTTAATAGATCAGAAAATTCAGTTTCGAGGCAAAGTGGGGTTTGTTTGTTTTCTGTTAGCCGTTGTGTATGGCATTTACCAACAACACTGCTATACTAGTACTATATCTAACCAATATCTTTTTCCTTTTCAATATAATATAGTCTTATAATTTGATAACATATTGTATCctttaaaattttagatttgAACAGTTCAAAGTTCTCAAGTCTGAATTTGAATTTGTACGAAATGGTGTGTGTGCGTAACCTGCCATACTCTGTCAACCATTAAAACAGCCCATAAATAAATGCAAGTTAATAATGGGGCGAGGGTAGATAGATGCACGCATTAAAGTTGCATAGGAATTCCATACCTTTGTCACTACTGAATTTGAATGTGTGTGTGAAAAACATAACTCAAGAAATTCCTAAGCTCCTAATCCTATGGTAGATGAACATGAGCATTAATTTCCACACAGCTCTATAAGTATGAACCATGTTGGCCGAAGTAATGATAAACCTTCTAAGTTTAAAGACTacaaaattgacatttaaataaataaataaataaaagactaCAAAATTGACTGGTTGGTCATGTGGGCCTGTGGCAAAAATTACCAATTCTTAATGCTTTAGGACCTACCCTAACCTATAGCTTTTTCTCCTCTAGACTTTCAGATGTTTCCTAAAGGTAATGGTATGCAATTATTTATAATCAAATCGTAATTATTAGTCTTAAATGTGTAAGATTCATCATATTCTTATTATTATGAACCTTAGTCTAATGTAATGCATTATGTGGGGGGTAGGGACTAGGACACATTTCCCCCCCAAATAAATGTACATTTATGTATTAAGCAGAGCCAAGAGTTTTGACTAAAGCAaatgatttttcttttctttttgaagGAGAAAATCAAACAATATTGAATAGTAGTAGAATTATGAAACGCAAATGCAATtataaaattcaattattttaactCTCAAAAAAGCAATGAGACCCCAGTTGGCATACAATGCGTTTTTGGTTAATAATGGGTGATATATGGATGATTGTGATGGTgggttttaataatatttaaaagcaaaaatttaaaattattcttTGAGTAACACACCCTCTTTATGATGATAGTCCCAATTTCCTTTCTTTGAggcaagaagagaaaagagggagagagagaatgTGTGTGTCATTGCTGGAGTGGGTTAGATACTGAATCGgtttcaaaaggaaaaaaatggaaaaataataaaaagaaacatgATCATATGATCTCCTTTTTCGATATTTGTTCAAGCTCTATTTGTCTTCTCTCAAATATTTTGGATTCCTACCCTCTCTTTCAAAACCCTTACACTTTCTTTCTTTCACCTAGTTTTCTTCTACTAAACCACAATAAAAACAATTTTCATGTACTGTCTTTGTTAATGTGATGTTGGAGTGAGAGAAGGGaaattcattcattcattcattctaCCTACCTTACACTCACTCACACTCAAACAAGCCTCCATCCTAATATTCTTGGTTTTCCCTACTCTACTCTCCTATCTAAAATTTACATAAGAcagagaaagaaaaacaaagaaagaaacagagagagagagagaaagagatagaACACTCACCAGTCACCACTGGGTATTTCATGGATCTGGTTGTCTAGTTTTCTGAAAAGGGTTTTCTTCAGTAGTAGAAAGTCTAGAACTTGAAGAAGCTTATTCCCGAGAAAATGGCAGCACCTGAGAAACCGGGCACCACCAAAGGCCAAGCATGGTAACACCAAGACTCTTTGCactttcttcttctccttctgctCTAAACCCACCCATAATcatatttggtttttttttacaGGTTTTGCACTACTGGGTTGCCAAGTGACGTTGTAGTTGAAGTCAATGAAATGACATTTCATCTCCACAAGGTTAGTTTCCTCCATTGAAACCATACTGCAATTTCTTAAAAAACGGTTGAACTAAGTGTTATCTTTTTTTATGGTTCAGTTTCCATTGATGTCGAAAAGTCGAAGGCTTCACGACCTGATTACCGAGCAAGAGAAGAATCCTATTGCTTTTTCTTCTACTAAAGACCAAACTTCTACCTCCGCCGCCGCCGCCGAACCAGGAGATGAGGACGAAGAAGAAGTCGGCGCCGGTGGTGTCGACGAAATCGAGGAAGTCCATTGCCACATAGTCCTCTCCGACTTCCCCGGCGGTTCGGAGACTTTTGAGTTAGCAGCGAAGTTCTCTTATGGCGTCAAGATTGACTTGACCGCTTTCAATGTTGCTCCTCTTCGCTGCGCCGGTGAATTTCTGGATATGACGGAGGAGTATTCTGAGGACAATCTCATTTCGAAGACAGAGAGGTTCTTCTCCCAATCCGTGCTCAAAAGTTTGAAGGACTCCATTAAAGCTCTGAAATCATGTGAGAGGTTAATGCCTATGGCGGAGAATTTAGGGATTTCACAGAGGTGCATTAACTCAATCGCTTCTAGAGCTTCCTCCGCTGATCCTACTCTGTTCGGTTGGCCGGTAAATGACGGAGTTGGTGCCACTAACGGCGGCCGAGATTCTTCGAACCAGAATTTGTGGAATGGGATTGAGACCAATAGGAGGAGAAAAGGACTCGCTAGAGCAACCAATGCAGATTCATGGTTGGAAGAGCTTGCTATATTGAGTTTACCATTCTTCAAACGCTTAATCTCTGCCATGAAAGATCGAGATCTAAGCCCTGACATGATCGAGAGCTGTTTGATTCATTACGCCAAAAAATGTATTCCTGGAATTTCGCGTACGAATCGGAAGCCATCATCGTCCACGTCATCGTCTTCTTTGATAGTTTCAGAGAACGAACAGAAAGAGCTTTTGGAGACCGTAATTTCGAATCTGCCATTAGAGAAGAGCTCTAGCAGATCTTCCACCGCCACTAGGTTTTTGTTCGGCTTGCTAAGAACGGCAAATATATTAAACATTTCAGAAACTAGTAAATCGACATTGGAGAAGAAGCTCGGTTCGCAACTGGAGCAAGCCACTCTCGACGATCTTCTAATCCCAAGCTACTCTTATCTGAACGAGACTCTTTACGACGTTGATTGCGTCGAGAGAATATTAAATCACTTCTTGGAAGGATTACAACACAGAAATACAGATAGAATTGAAGATGAAGACGAAGCTGATGAATGTGACGACATCAGATCACCAGCGTTAATGCTCGTCGGAAAATTAATTGACGGTTATTTATCGGAAATCGCCTCAGATGCGAATTTGAAACCTGAAAGGTTTTTCAATCTAGCTATGTCTCT from Cannabis sativa cultivar Pink pepper isolate KNU-18-1 chromosome 4, ASM2916894v1, whole genome shotgun sequence carries:
- the LOC115712894 gene encoding uncharacterized protein LOC115712894; this encodes MVEVEEAPVSESSITEVDNTPPINVLKTQPSNEATIESITQGGAESTCNNGAAAVHDTPGVNSGEGSKNSLQLADEFMEKGSNALKDSDYSEAAECFSRALEIRVGRFGELSPECIKTYYKYGCALLYKAQEEADPLGSVPKKGVESQQESAKDESAKNVSNGESSVASASSNGEDSAPADNQEGEAAKEVSNENNEEGADGGSDAEDLAEAEAEADEDESDLDLAWKMLDVARAIAEKQSGDTMLKVDILSTLAEVALEREDIETSLSDYQKALSMLERLVEPDSRHIAELNFRICLCLEIGSQPQEAMQYCQKAISVCQARTQRLKNQANSVSESTSSSSTSDTDKQAEIETLTGLAGDLEKKLEDLQQLVSNPKSILSEILGIAAANSKAGEKNASSSVLPDSSTMSFSKNNGNFDSPTISTTQASGSSTGVTHLGVVGRGVKRMVITADPNPTKKPALDSEEDKK
- the LOC115712791 gene encoding BTB/POZ domain-containing protein At5g66560 translates to MAAPEKPGTTKGQAWFCTTGLPSDVVVEVNEMTFHLHKFPLMSKSRRLHDLITEQEKNPIAFSSTKDQTSTSAAAAEPGDEDEEEVGAGGVDEIEEVHCHIVLSDFPGGSETFELAAKFSYGVKIDLTAFNVAPLRCAGEFLDMTEEYSEDNLISKTERFFSQSVLKSLKDSIKALKSCERLMPMAENLGISQRCINSIASRASSADPTLFGWPVNDGVGATNGGRDSSNQNLWNGIETNRRRKGLARATNADSWLEELAILSLPFFKRLISAMKDRDLSPDMIESCLIHYAKKCIPGISRTNRKPSSSTSSSSLIVSENEQKELLETVISNLPLEKSSSRSSTATRFLFGLLRTANILNISETSKSTLEKKLGSQLEQATLDDLLIPSYSYLNETLYDVDCVERILNHFLEGLQHRNTDRIEDEDEADECDDIRSPALMLVGKLIDGYLSEIASDANLKPERFFNLAMSLPDQARLFHDGLYRAVDVYLKSHPSTSDSDRERISSVLDCQKLTLEACTHAAQNERLPLRAVVQVLFFEQLQLRHAIAENLIAVEAAQTDAGRPSVLRREQEEAEEVDEDNENEVVEEDHQLPRAVAHDGGGVVTNTWRAAVRENQVLRLDMDSMRTRVHQLERECSTMRKVIEKIDKTGPVGEEGGGNGGSLVKGWRGSLTRRFGCKFKTQVCDSHEPSVVDVRKGNGGRRLHHHQS